One window of the Triticum dicoccoides isolate Atlit2015 ecotype Zavitan chromosome 3B, WEW_v2.0, whole genome shotgun sequence genome contains the following:
- the LOC119274836 gene encoding protein trichome birefringence-like 14 isoform X1, which yields MRLRSINGLRCKQLKLVLLAFFVMFILWKWEEGTYYNTKDIHPDSLVVSHPANSKFVDQHTSSDEDFPSVDSLPPPVVKVQKQVTGAPPPLPIVGVPANVGGEQGASSSEPKECNHRNGRWVPDKRRPLYSGFGCKQWLSESWSCRLTQRTDFDYEQFRWQPEACDMPEFEASQFLMRMQGKTIAYVGDSLGRQMFQSMMCMATAGEERADVEDVGAEYGFVLAPGAKRPDGWAYRFPSTNTTILYHWSSTLCDLEPLNPSDPATSYAMHLDRPPAFVQDNLHRIHVLVLNTGHHWNRGKLRANKWEMYVGGSPNHNKNIAAIWKAKNFTIHSVIKWLDAQLPRHPHLKAFYRSISPRHFFNGDWDTGGSCDSTSPLAKGSGISQNRSEDADAEGAVMGTRVRLLDVTALSRLRDEGHISRYSIKATQGIQDCLHWCLPGVPDTWNEILAAQLL from the exons ATGAGATTGAGGAGCATAAATGGACTGCGGTGCAAGCAGCTTAAACTCGTCCTTCTTGCTTTCTTCGTGATGTTTATTCTCTGGAAATGGGAGGAAGGAACATACTACAATACTAAAGATATTCATCCAGATTCATTGGTTGTGTCCCATCCAG CTAACTCAAAGTTTGTAGATCAGCATACATCCTCAGATGAAGACTTCCCAAGTGTAGATTCGTTGCCACCGCCAGTAGTTAAAGTACAAAAACAAGTTACCGGCGCACCACCACCACTGCCCATTGTCGGTGTTCCTGCTAATGTGGGAGGTGAACAGGGGGCATCATCTTCTGAGCCGAAAG AATGTAACCACAGAAATGGAAGATGGGTTCCTGACAAGCGCAGACCACTCTACTCTGGTTTTGGCTGTAAACAGTGGCTTTCTGAGAGCTGGTCCTGCAGATTGACTCAGCGCACTGATTTTGATTACGAACAATTTAGATGGCAACCTGAAGCTTGTGATATGCCAGAGTTTGAGGCCTCTCAGTTCTTGATGAG AATGCAGGGCAAAACCATTGCTTATGTGGGCGATTCTTTAGGGAGGCAGATGTTTCAGTCCATGATGTGTATGGCTACTGCTGGAGAAGAGCGGGCAGACGTGGAAGATGTCGGTGCGGAGTACGGGTTTGTCTTAGCACCAGGCGCAAAAAGACCAGATGGCTGGGCTTACCGGTTCCCGAGCACCAACACGACCATTCTATACCATTGGTCGTCGACGCTATGTGATCTGGAGCCTCTGAATCCATCAGATCCAGCCACCAGCTACGCCATGCACCTCGACCGCCCACCTGCTTTCGTGCAGGACAACCTCCACAGGATCCACGTTCTGGTCCTCAACACCGGCCACCACTGGAACCGGGGCAAGCTAAGGGCAAACAAGTGGGAGATGTACGTCGGCGGATCCCCGAACCACAACAAGAACATCGCCGCCATCTGGAAGGCCAAGAACTTCACCATCCACAGCGTCATCAAGTGGCTGGACGCGCAGCTCCCCCGCCACCCCCACCTGAAGGCCTTCTACCGATCCATATCGCCCCGGCATTTCTTCAACGGGGACTGGGACACCGGCGGCAGCTGTGACAGCACGAGCCCTCTGGCCAAGGGCAGCGGGATCTCCCAGAACCGCTCCGAGGATGCCGACGCCGAGGGCGCGGTGATGGGGACCAGGGTCAGGCTGCTGGATGTCACCGCTCTGTCGCGCCTGAGGGACGAAGGGCACATATCACGGTACAGCATCAAGGCCACACAGGGGATCCAGGACTGCCTGCACTGGTGCCTCCCCGGCGTGCCGGACACGTGGAACGAGATCCTCGCGGCCCAGTTGTTATAG
- the LOC119274836 gene encoding protein trichome birefringence-like 14 isoform X2: MRLRSINGLRCKQLKLVLLAFFVMFILWKWEEGTYYNTKDIHPDSLVVSHPDQHTSSDEDFPSVDSLPPPVVKVQKQVTGAPPPLPIVGVPANVGGEQGASSSEPKECNHRNGRWVPDKRRPLYSGFGCKQWLSESWSCRLTQRTDFDYEQFRWQPEACDMPEFEASQFLMRMQGKTIAYVGDSLGRQMFQSMMCMATAGEERADVEDVGAEYGFVLAPGAKRPDGWAYRFPSTNTTILYHWSSTLCDLEPLNPSDPATSYAMHLDRPPAFVQDNLHRIHVLVLNTGHHWNRGKLRANKWEMYVGGSPNHNKNIAAIWKAKNFTIHSVIKWLDAQLPRHPHLKAFYRSISPRHFFNGDWDTGGSCDSTSPLAKGSGISQNRSEDADAEGAVMGTRVRLLDVTALSRLRDEGHISRYSIKATQGIQDCLHWCLPGVPDTWNEILAAQLL, translated from the exons ATGAGATTGAGGAGCATAAATGGACTGCGGTGCAAGCAGCTTAAACTCGTCCTTCTTGCTTTCTTCGTGATGTTTATTCTCTGGAAATGGGAGGAAGGAACATACTACAATACTAAAGATATTCATCCAGATTCATTGGTTGTGTCCCATCCAG ATCAGCATACATCCTCAGATGAAGACTTCCCAAGTGTAGATTCGTTGCCACCGCCAGTAGTTAAAGTACAAAAACAAGTTACCGGCGCACCACCACCACTGCCCATTGTCGGTGTTCCTGCTAATGTGGGAGGTGAACAGGGGGCATCATCTTCTGAGCCGAAAG AATGTAACCACAGAAATGGAAGATGGGTTCCTGACAAGCGCAGACCACTCTACTCTGGTTTTGGCTGTAAACAGTGGCTTTCTGAGAGCTGGTCCTGCAGATTGACTCAGCGCACTGATTTTGATTACGAACAATTTAGATGGCAACCTGAAGCTTGTGATATGCCAGAGTTTGAGGCCTCTCAGTTCTTGATGAG AATGCAGGGCAAAACCATTGCTTATGTGGGCGATTCTTTAGGGAGGCAGATGTTTCAGTCCATGATGTGTATGGCTACTGCTGGAGAAGAGCGGGCAGACGTGGAAGATGTCGGTGCGGAGTACGGGTTTGTCTTAGCACCAGGCGCAAAAAGACCAGATGGCTGGGCTTACCGGTTCCCGAGCACCAACACGACCATTCTATACCATTGGTCGTCGACGCTATGTGATCTGGAGCCTCTGAATCCATCAGATCCAGCCACCAGCTACGCCATGCACCTCGACCGCCCACCTGCTTTCGTGCAGGACAACCTCCACAGGATCCACGTTCTGGTCCTCAACACCGGCCACCACTGGAACCGGGGCAAGCTAAGGGCAAACAAGTGGGAGATGTACGTCGGCGGATCCCCGAACCACAACAAGAACATCGCCGCCATCTGGAAGGCCAAGAACTTCACCATCCACAGCGTCATCAAGTGGCTGGACGCGCAGCTCCCCCGCCACCCCCACCTGAAGGCCTTCTACCGATCCATATCGCCCCGGCATTTCTTCAACGGGGACTGGGACACCGGCGGCAGCTGTGACAGCACGAGCCCTCTGGCCAAGGGCAGCGGGATCTCCCAGAACCGCTCCGAGGATGCCGACGCCGAGGGCGCGGTGATGGGGACCAGGGTCAGGCTGCTGGATGTCACCGCTCTGTCGCGCCTGAGGGACGAAGGGCACATATCACGGTACAGCATCAAGGCCACACAGGGGATCCAGGACTGCCTGCACTGGTGCCTCCCCGGCGTGCCGGACACGTGGAACGAGATCCTCGCGGCCCAGTTGTTATAG